One region of Streptomyces sp. CG4 genomic DNA includes:
- a CDS encoding proline iminopeptidase-family hydrolase: MSPDPSTKGTVPFGEYRTWYRVTGELGAGRPTVVTVHGGPGSTHDYLLPLARLAEDGWPVVHYDQLGNGGSTHLPDKGAEFWTVDLFERELANLVGQLGIADDYVLFGQSWGGPLCARHAMTAPAGLRGLVIANAPASYPIWLREMARLRAELPPDVERTLRRHETDGTYDSPDYLAAMRVFYDRHVCRVSPWPRDFLSSFMEIYNDPTVYYAMNGPNEFHVIGSLKDWSIVGELHRISTPTLLISGRHDEATPAVVQPFQDHIPGARWEIFEESSHLPHLEEPERFFAVLTDFLKSL; encoded by the coding sequence GTGTCTCCGGATCCCAGCACGAAGGGAACCGTGCCCTTCGGGGAGTACCGGACCTGGTACCGCGTGACCGGTGAACTCGGCGCGGGACGGCCGACGGTCGTCACGGTGCACGGCGGGCCCGGCAGCACCCACGACTACCTGCTGCCCTTGGCCCGGCTCGCCGAGGACGGCTGGCCCGTAGTCCACTACGACCAACTGGGCAACGGCGGTTCGACTCATCTGCCCGACAAGGGGGCCGAGTTCTGGACCGTCGACCTGTTCGAGCGCGAACTGGCCAATCTGGTCGGGCAGTTGGGTATCGCGGACGACTATGTACTGTTCGGCCAGTCCTGGGGCGGCCCCCTGTGCGCCCGGCACGCCATGACCGCCCCGGCCGGTCTGCGCGGGCTGGTCATCGCCAACGCGCCCGCCTCGTACCCGATCTGGCTGCGGGAGATGGCGCGACTGCGGGCCGAACTGCCGCCGGACGTGGAGCGGACCCTGCGCCGGCACGAGACGGACGGCACCTACGACAGCCCGGACTACCTGGCCGCGATGCGGGTCTTCTACGACCGTCATGTGTGCCGGGTGTCGCCCTGGCCCCGGGACTTCCTGTCCTCCTTCATGGAGATCTACAACGATCCGACCGTCTACTACGCGATGAACGGGCCCAACGAGTTCCATGTCATCGGTTCCCTCAAGGACTGGTCGATCGTCGGTGAACTGCACCGGATCAGCACCCCGACGCTGCTGATCAGCGGCCGCCACGACGAGGCCACGCCGGCGGTCGTCCAGCCGTTCCAGGACCACATCCCCGGCGCGCGCTGGGAGATCTTCGAGGAGTCGAGCCATCTTCCGCACCTGGAGGAACCGGAACGGTTCTTCGCGGTGCTGACCGACTTCCTCAAGAGCCTGTGA
- a CDS encoding cytochrome P450 — protein MTQSADAAPEAGSPLPQFPMRRTCPFSEPREYAQMRSDRPVSRAALKVNGKPTWLVTRHEDVRQVLGDGRVSSNLKLPGYPHQFHIPEEMLAQVRLMLLSMDPPEHTAQRRMLIPEFTARRVKEMRPRIQEIVDERVDAMLAAGGPVDLVTALALPLPSLVICELLGVPYEDHAQFEEWSAAMMNHDLSPAEYGAAVQALDAYLDKLVTLKENEPGDDLISRFLEKNRTEQVADHVDVVTMARLMLVGGHETTANMIALGVLALLQHPEQLAELRADPGLLPNAIEELLRVFSISDSGTARVAVEDIEVGDVTIRAGEGILALNNAANHDESVFPDPGTLDIHRKEARSHLAFGYGIHQCIGANLARVELEAVYGTLLRRIPGLRLAADPDELRFKDDAMVYGVYELPVTW, from the coding sequence ATGACCCAGTCCGCCGACGCCGCGCCCGAGGCGGGGTCGCCGCTTCCGCAGTTCCCGATGCGACGCACCTGTCCGTTCAGCGAGCCGCGCGAGTACGCGCAGATGCGTAGCGACCGCCCTGTCTCGCGCGCCGCGCTGAAGGTGAACGGGAAGCCGACCTGGCTGGTCACCCGGCACGAGGACGTCCGGCAGGTGCTGGGCGACGGCCGGGTGAGCTCCAATCTGAAACTGCCGGGCTATCCGCACCAGTTCCACATCCCCGAGGAGATGCTGGCGCAGGTCCGGCTGATGCTGCTGTCCATGGACCCGCCGGAGCACACCGCGCAACGGCGCATGCTCATACCGGAGTTCACGGCACGGCGAGTGAAGGAGATGCGGCCGCGGATCCAGGAGATCGTCGACGAGCGTGTCGACGCGATGCTGGCCGCGGGCGGCCCGGTCGACCTGGTCACCGCGCTCGCGCTGCCGCTTCCCTCGCTGGTGATCTGCGAGCTGCTCGGTGTGCCGTACGAGGACCACGCCCAGTTCGAGGAGTGGTCGGCGGCGATGATGAACCACGATCTGAGCCCGGCGGAGTACGGGGCCGCGGTGCAGGCCCTGGACGCGTACCTCGACAAGCTCGTCACCCTCAAGGAGAACGAACCGGGCGACGACCTCATCAGCCGCTTCCTGGAGAAGAACCGCACCGAGCAGGTCGCCGACCATGTCGACGTGGTGACGATGGCGCGGCTGATGCTGGTCGGCGGCCACGAGACGACGGCCAACATGATCGCTCTCGGGGTGCTGGCCCTGCTGCAACACCCCGAGCAGCTGGCCGAGTTGCGGGCGGACCCCGGGCTTCTCCCCAACGCCATCGAGGAACTGCTCCGCGTCTTCTCCATCTCCGACTCCGGCACGGCGCGGGTCGCGGTGGAGGACATCGAGGTAGGCGACGTCACGATCCGCGCCGGTGAGGGCATCCTCGCCCTGAACAACGCCGCCAACCACGACGAGTCCGTCTTCCCGGACCCGGGCACCCTCGACATCCACCGCAAGGAGGCGCGCAGCCACCTCGCCTTCGGCTACGGCATCCACCAGTGCATCGGCGCCAACCTCGCCCGGGTGGAGCTGGAGGCGGTCTACGGCACGCTGCTGCGCCGCATCCCCGGCCTGCGCCTCGCGGCCGACCCGGACGAGCTGCGCTTCAAGGACGACGCCATGGTCTACGGCGTCTACGAGCTTCCCGTCACCTGGTGA
- a CDS encoding AMP-binding protein, with product MHDLLDEATAERPDAPAVADGAGRWTYRELAAHSHAVDAWLEERGIGHGDRVLVQLPSTRELVALLYGTARRGAVLVPVNTGMKDFHLRAVVENSEPALVVVTDPAVDRIAALAEGVPVLGLGEAWQDITALRVRGARSAGAEVRPEDLAVLVYTSGSTAAPKAVICPHGQMVFATEAINLELGYRADDVVFCRFPISWDYGLYKVLLTAAGRSELVLADGESDLVLLRRIRETGATVVPIVPSLATMIVALAEREPSHVSRVRMFTNTGAALPKTTADGLRTAFPGAEVIIQFGQTECKRVSVLPPAHQDAKPDSVGRPLPGTRAFVVDDDGNPLPPWQTGEIVVEGPHVMPGYWRAPEQTARAFRPAPDGGLRLHTGDFGHVDEDGFLYYEGRRDDMFKHKGVRMSTTEIESAATDIPGVRAAAVLPPAEGRALAVFAEGDIDPHTLLKELSLRLEPAKVPGVSRVVDELPLTPHGKHDRKQLARLLEGTTP from the coding sequence GTGCACGACCTGCTCGACGAGGCCACCGCCGAGCGTCCCGACGCCCCGGCGGTCGCCGACGGCGCGGGCCGCTGGACGTACCGGGAACTCGCCGCCCACAGCCACGCCGTCGACGCCTGGCTGGAGGAGCGCGGCATCGGCCACGGCGACCGGGTCCTCGTCCAGCTGCCCAGCACCCGCGAACTGGTCGCGCTGCTGTACGGCACGGCGCGCCGCGGCGCCGTCCTGGTCCCCGTCAACACCGGTATGAAGGACTTCCATCTGCGGGCGGTCGTCGAGAACTCCGAGCCCGCGCTGGTCGTCGTCACCGACCCCGCCGTCGACCGGATCGCCGCCCTCGCCGAGGGCGTGCCGGTCCTCGGACTCGGCGAGGCGTGGCAGGACATCACCGCGCTGCGCGTGCGGGGAGCCCGGTCCGCCGGTGCCGAGGTCCGCCCCGAGGACCTCGCCGTCCTCGTCTACACCTCCGGCTCCACCGCGGCTCCCAAGGCCGTGATCTGCCCGCACGGCCAGATGGTCTTCGCCACCGAGGCCATCAACCTCGAACTCGGCTACCGCGCCGACGACGTGGTGTTCTGCCGCTTCCCCATCTCCTGGGACTACGGCCTGTACAAGGTGCTGCTCACCGCCGCCGGCCGCAGCGAACTCGTGCTCGCCGACGGGGAGTCGGACCTCGTGCTGCTGCGCCGCATCCGGGAGACCGGGGCCACGGTCGTCCCGATCGTGCCGTCCCTGGCCACCATGATCGTCGCCCTCGCCGAGCGCGAGCCGAGCCACGTGTCCCGGGTGCGCATGTTCACCAACACCGGTGCCGCGCTGCCGAAGACCACCGCCGACGGGCTGCGCACGGCGTTCCCCGGCGCGGAGGTGATCATCCAGTTCGGGCAGACCGAGTGCAAGCGCGTCTCCGTGCTGCCGCCCGCCCACCAGGACGCCAAGCCCGACTCGGTCGGCCGCCCGCTGCCCGGCACCCGCGCCTTCGTGGTGGACGACGACGGCAACCCCCTGCCGCCCTGGCAGACCGGCGAGATCGTCGTCGAGGGCCCGCACGTCATGCCCGGCTACTGGCGCGCACCGGAACAGACCGCCCGCGCCTTCCGCCCCGCCCCCGACGGCGGACTCCGCCTGCACACAGGGGACTTCGGCCATGTCGACGAGGACGGCTTCCTGTACTACGAGGGCCGCCGCGACGACATGTTCAAGCACAAGGGCGTGCGCATGAGCACCACCGAGATCGAGAGCGCCGCCACCGACATCCCCGGCGTCCGCGCCGCCGCCGTCCTGCCGCCCGCCGAAGGCCGCGCCCTCGCGGTGTTCGCCGAGGGCGACATCGACCCGCACACCCTGCTCAAGGAGCTGTCGCTCAGGCTGGAGCCCGCCAAGGTGCCCGGCGTGAGCCGCGTCGTCGACGAGCTGCCGCTGACCCCGCACGGCAAGCACGACCGCAAGCAGCTCGCCCGTCTCCTGGAAGGAACCACCCCGTGA
- a CDS encoding methylaspartate mutase yields the protein MTGVGFGAFVRRAHDAGHLVVQPRMGMSSPDRMRAGLLATRNATATTVGTLTLDSYTRVGDLESAKLAVLEDVALNGYPIVSHETTTTLQVLDRIHGPDFPVQVRHGSAAPQDIFRALMAVGLDASEGGPVSYCLPYGRVPLRASVAHWAACCQLLATLRESGAAPHLETFGGCVLGQLCPPSLLVAISVLEAMFFHRHGIRSISVSYAQQTDPRQDAEAVAALRTLCARFLPDTEWHVVVYAYMGLYPETEHGAYRLLGKAAELAVASGSERLIVKTVAESRRIPTVAENIAALEYAAAVAARTPRAPLEGPGTQTYAEASSLVNAVLDLHDDLGEALLAAFARGLLDVPYCLHPDNAGFSRSYIGADGRLCWADVGKMPLHGIADVRPTEAITSVDLLDSLSYVRRSYDRHDTEDPVGCEPARP from the coding sequence GTGACCGGCGTCGGGTTCGGCGCGTTCGTGCGCCGGGCTCACGACGCCGGCCACCTCGTGGTCCAGCCCCGGATGGGCATGAGCAGCCCGGACCGGATGCGGGCCGGGCTGCTCGCCACCCGGAACGCCACGGCGACCACCGTCGGCACGCTCACCCTGGACAGCTACACCCGGGTCGGCGACCTGGAGTCGGCCAAACTGGCCGTGCTGGAGGACGTGGCCCTCAACGGCTACCCGATCGTGAGCCACGAGACCACCACCACCCTGCAGGTGCTCGACCGGATCCACGGTCCCGACTTCCCGGTTCAGGTCCGGCACGGCTCCGCCGCGCCGCAGGACATCTTCCGGGCGCTGATGGCCGTAGGACTCGACGCCTCCGAAGGCGGACCGGTCTCCTACTGCCTGCCCTACGGCCGCGTCCCGCTGCGCGCGTCCGTCGCCCACTGGGCGGCCTGCTGCCAACTGCTCGCCACCCTGCGCGAGTCGGGCGCCGCACCGCACCTGGAGACCTTCGGCGGCTGCGTCCTCGGCCAGCTCTGCCCGCCCAGCTTGCTCGTCGCGATCAGTGTCCTGGAGGCGATGTTCTTCCACCGGCACGGCATCCGCAGCATTTCCGTGAGTTACGCCCAGCAGACCGACCCGCGCCAGGACGCCGAAGCCGTGGCCGCGTTGCGCACCCTGTGTGCGCGCTTCCTGCCGGACACCGAATGGCATGTCGTCGTCTATGCCTACATGGGGCTGTATCCGGAAACCGAGCACGGCGCCTACCGACTCCTCGGAAAAGCGGCCGAACTCGCCGTCGCCAGCGGCTCCGAACGGCTCATCGTGAAAACCGTCGCGGAATCCCGCCGTATTCCGACCGTCGCCGAGAACATCGCGGCCCTCGAATACGCGGCGGCGGTCGCCGCACGGACTCCGCGCGCTCCGCTGGAGGGCCCCGGCACCCAGACCTACGCCGAGGCGTCTTCCCTGGTGAACGCGGTGCTGGACCTGCACGACGACCTCGGCGAGGCGCTGCTCGCGGCGTTCGCCCGAGGCCTTCTCGACGTTCCCTACTGTCTGCATCCGGACAACGCCGGATTCAGCCGGAGTTATATAGGCGCGGACGGCCGACTGTGCTGGGCCGACGTCGGAAAGATGCCGCTGCACGGCATCGCCGACGTACGCCCCACCGAGGCCATCACCTCCGTGGATCTGCTCGACTCCCTGTCCTATGTGCGCCGTTCGTACGACCGGCACGACACCGAGGACCCAGTGGGCTGCGAACCCGCCCGCCCCTAG
- a CDS encoding type III PLP-dependent enzyme, giving the protein MTGPTEPVPPQALAERFGTPSYVYDLDRVAAARDDLFAALPDEVEVFYAAKANPHPELLRELRTGAARGCRAEISSVGELDAALQAGFPGDRILYTGPGKTSEELTEALTRGVRLFSTESYGDLRRVGEVALELGVTADCLIRINNATGAAATSIRMTGVPSQFGFDSETLPGLAAELRDVPGTRIAGLHFFPLSNAKDEASLIAEFRHTVATAAALQQALGVTFRFVDIGGGFAAPYAVQGERPVYRELRDALAETLDDHFPGWRKGAPQIACESGRYLVADSGTLLTSVVNVKDSRDTRYLVLDAGINTFGGMSGLGRILPVSVEPHESVGADGTPASLAGPLCTPGDLLGRNVPLPELAPGAVLTVPNAGAYGPTASLLMFLGRPAPAEIVVRGDDVVSVSRIQHTRTYEHGQAL; this is encoded by the coding sequence GTGACCGGCCCCACCGAACCAGTGCCCCCACAGGCACTGGCCGAGCGCTTCGGTACCCCGTCCTACGTCTACGACCTGGACCGGGTGGCCGCGGCCCGCGACGACCTGTTCGCCGCGCTGCCCGACGAGGTCGAGGTCTTCTACGCCGCCAAGGCCAACCCGCACCCCGAGCTGCTGCGCGAGCTGCGCACCGGCGCGGCCCGCGGCTGTCGCGCCGAGATCAGCTCCGTCGGCGAACTCGACGCCGCCCTGCAGGCCGGCTTCCCCGGCGACCGGATCCTTTACACCGGCCCTGGCAAGACCAGCGAGGAACTGACCGAGGCGCTCACCCGCGGCGTCCGCCTCTTCTCCACCGAGTCCTACGGCGACCTGCGCCGCGTCGGCGAGGTCGCGCTCGAACTCGGTGTCACCGCCGACTGCCTGATCCGCATCAATAACGCCACCGGCGCCGCGGCCACCAGCATCCGGATGACCGGCGTGCCCTCGCAGTTCGGCTTCGACAGCGAGACCCTGCCCGGCCTCGCCGCCGAGCTGCGCGACGTACCCGGCACCCGCATCGCCGGGCTGCACTTCTTCCCGCTGAGCAACGCCAAGGACGAGGCGAGCCTCATCGCCGAGTTCCGCCACACCGTCGCCACCGCCGCCGCACTCCAGCAGGCCCTCGGCGTCACGTTCCGCTTCGTCGACATCGGCGGCGGGTTCGCCGCACCGTACGCCGTGCAGGGCGAGCGGCCGGTCTACCGCGAGCTGCGCGACGCCCTGGCCGAGACGCTGGACGACCACTTCCCGGGCTGGCGCAAGGGCGCCCCGCAGATCGCCTGCGAATCGGGCCGCTACCTGGTCGCCGACAGCGGCACCCTGCTCACCTCCGTCGTCAACGTCAAGGACAGCCGCGACACCCGCTATCTCGTCCTCGACGCCGGCATCAACACCTTCGGCGGCATGTCCGGCCTCGGCCGCATCCTGCCCGTGTCCGTCGAGCCGCACGAGTCCGTGGGCGCCGACGGCACGCCCGCGAGCCTCGCCGGGCCGCTGTGCACCCCGGGCGACCTGCTCGGCCGCAACGTCCCGCTGCCCGAACTGGCCCCCGGCGCCGTGCTCACCGTGCCCAACGCCGGTGCCTACGGCCCCACGGCCAGCCTCCTGATGTTCCTCGGCAGGCCCGCCCCCGCCGAGATCGTCGTACGCGGAGACGACGTCGTCTCCGTCTCCCGTATCCAGCACACCCGCACCTACGAACACGGACAGGCCCTGTGA
- a CDS encoding phosphopantetheine-binding protein translates to MWDDQFEQILRPFVPFLGPQEQLTPDAELKDLGLDSLATVQLLGTLEEAYQVRFRDSALTMDTFRTAGVLWDTVQSMLHTTAS, encoded by the coding sequence ATGTGGGACGACCAGTTCGAACAGATACTCCGCCCCTTCGTGCCGTTCCTCGGCCCCCAGGAGCAGCTGACCCCGGACGCCGAACTGAAGGACCTCGGCCTGGACTCGCTCGCCACGGTCCAGCTGCTCGGCACGCTGGAGGAGGCCTACCAGGTCCGCTTCCGGGACAGCGCGCTGACCATGGACACCTTCCGCACCGCCGGCGTGCTGTGGGACACCGTGCAGAGCATGCTGCACACCACCGCGAGCTGA
- a CDS encoding AMP-binding protein — MDGTLAGRFLHGLALAPDRPALRVDGVDTTYRELHERALVLAGSLRAGLPDRPPAVGVPAGKGPTAYATLLAGLYSGVTVVPLQPAFPAARTRQMIEAAGVGALLADDDALPALSALHAEGVSLPTLFAPGGQPMPALAVDADSALKAPLPARPSDIAYVLFTSGSTGRPKGVPVTHANTAHYFRLLDQRYDFGPHDVFSQTFDLNFDCAMFDLFCAWGAGATVVPIPPHAYAHLPEFVAEQGMTVWFATPSAITLVRRTGGLEPGALPSLRWSFFAGEALSCKDAEDWAAAAPGATLENLYGPTELTITITAQRWTPGRYLNDMVPIGAVHPGHETLLLGADGVPTDSDEGELCISGPQLTPGYLDPADDTGRFLEHDGHRFYRTGDRVRRAADGGWLYLGRQDAQVQVHGVRLELAEVDAAARTCPGVEDAVTVAVPVDGTVELAVFHTGVPVPPARLARHLRELLPAAVVPRAYHHLDALPLNSNRKTDRRKLTSEATAMRQSAGAAPTHERRQESQ, encoded by the coding sequence ATGGACGGCACGCTCGCCGGCCGGTTCCTGCACGGGCTGGCCCTCGCCCCGGACCGGCCCGCGCTGCGCGTCGACGGCGTCGACACCACCTACCGCGAACTGCACGAACGCGCCCTGGTCCTGGCCGGCTCGCTGCGCGCCGGGCTGCCCGACCGGCCGCCCGCCGTGGGAGTGCCGGCCGGCAAGGGACCCACGGCGTACGCGACCCTGCTGGCCGGCCTGTACAGCGGCGTCACCGTCGTCCCGCTGCAGCCGGCCTTCCCCGCCGCCCGCACCCGGCAGATGATCGAGGCCGCCGGGGTCGGCGCGCTGCTCGCCGACGACGACGCCCTACCCGCCCTGAGCGCGCTGCACGCCGAGGGTGTCAGCCTGCCGACGCTGTTCGCGCCGGGCGGGCAGCCGATGCCGGCGCTCGCCGTCGACGCGGACAGCGCCCTGAAGGCGCCCCTGCCGGCCCGGCCCTCCGACATCGCCTACGTGCTGTTCACCTCCGGCTCCACCGGCCGCCCCAAGGGCGTCCCGGTCACCCACGCCAACACCGCGCACTACTTCCGACTCCTCGACCAGCGCTACGACTTCGGACCGCACGACGTCTTCTCGCAGACCTTCGACCTCAACTTCGACTGCGCGATGTTCGACCTGTTCTGTGCCTGGGGCGCCGGCGCCACCGTCGTACCGATCCCGCCCCACGCGTACGCACATCTGCCGGAGTTCGTGGCCGAGCAGGGCATGACGGTGTGGTTCGCCACGCCCAGCGCGATCACGCTGGTGCGCCGCACCGGCGGGCTCGAGCCGGGCGCGCTGCCGTCGCTGCGGTGGAGCTTCTTCGCGGGGGAGGCGCTCAGCTGCAAGGACGCCGAGGACTGGGCGGCCGCCGCGCCGGGCGCGACGCTGGAGAACCTGTACGGCCCGACCGAACTGACCATCACCATCACCGCACAGCGCTGGACACCGGGACGGTACCTCAACGACATGGTGCCCATCGGCGCCGTACATCCGGGCCACGAGACGCTGCTGCTGGGCGCCGACGGTGTGCCCACCGACAGTGACGAGGGCGAACTGTGCATCTCCGGGCCGCAGTTGACGCCCGGCTATCTCGACCCGGCCGATGACACCGGCCGGTTCCTGGAGCACGACGGACACCGCTTCTACCGCACCGGCGACCGCGTCCGGCGCGCCGCCGACGGCGGCTGGCTCTACCTGGGCCGCCAGGACGCACAGGTCCAGGTGCACGGGGTGCGGCTGGAACTCGCCGAGGTGGACGCCGCCGCACGCACCTGCCCGGGCGTGGAGGACGCCGTGACCGTGGCGGTGCCCGTGGACGGAACGGTGGAGCTGGCCGTGTTCCACACCGGCGTACCCGTGCCGCCCGCCCGGCTCGCCCGTCATCTGCGGGAGCTGCTGCCGGCCGCGGTCGTGCCGCGCGCCTACCACCACCTGGACGCGCTCCCGCTCAACTCCAACCGCAAGACCGATCGCAGGAAGCTCACCTCCGAGGCCACGGCCATGCGGCAGTCCGCCGGGGCGGCACCCACTCATGAAAGGCGGCAGGAGTCGCAGTGA
- a CDS encoding cobalamin-dependent protein: MTPTPADQPVLVAGGISDSHTWNLVYLQLLLEEHGHRVVNLGPCVPEDLLITEALAHRPALIVVSSVNGHGYHDGMRTVTRLREHPELADVPAVIGGKLGIAGPCGSDEAAALSAAGYDAVFDDSAEGVAAFRRMLGTLPQRALV; the protein is encoded by the coding sequence ATGACCCCCACCCCCGCAGACCAGCCCGTGCTCGTGGCCGGCGGCATCTCCGACTCCCACACCTGGAACCTCGTCTACCTCCAGCTCCTCCTGGAGGAGCACGGGCACCGCGTGGTCAACCTCGGCCCCTGCGTCCCCGAGGACCTGCTCATCACCGAGGCCCTCGCGCACCGCCCGGCCCTCATCGTGGTCAGCAGCGTCAACGGCCACGGCTACCACGATGGCATGCGCACCGTCACCCGGCTGCGCGAGCACCCCGAACTCGCCGACGTACCCGCCGTGATCGGCGGCAAGCTCGGCATCGCCGGACCCTGCGGCAGCGACGAGGCGGCCGCCCTCTCCGCCGCCGGCTACGACGCCGTGTTCGACGACAGCGCCGAGGGCGTCGCCGCCTTCCGGCGGATGCTCGGCACCCTGCCGCAGCGGGCCCTGGTGTGA
- a CDS encoding acyltransferase domain-containing protein — MAHDTALVFPGMGPVPFAEVGRFMVASPYARDLVAVADEALGHSLVDAFRTSPGDYSEAAQVAFLVNCLACAHWARDHLGVEPDIVAGPSFGEKAALAYTGALELPDAVRLTADIARCLEEYFAEEHKDIVTLSFVRAPRDGLDAILAELDEAGEWHEISCHIDDGFYMISLSEHRVAWFEERLRAIGSLPLYTMRPPMHASAFRSLREKAERDVVSRYTFADPKLPVVADQDGRLLHTGEELRTMLLDGFDHPMNWPSVTTALKDAGARRLCVAGPDSLFGRVPCATRNFDVVAAPPRLAMTPRRRSRAA, encoded by the coding sequence ATGGCACACGACACCGCTCTCGTCTTCCCCGGCATGGGCCCCGTCCCGTTCGCCGAGGTGGGCCGGTTCATGGTGGCCAGCCCCTACGCCCGGGACCTGGTCGCCGTCGCCGACGAGGCGCTCGGCCACTCGCTCGTGGACGCCTTCCGGACCTCCCCGGGCGACTATTCGGAAGCCGCCCAGGTGGCCTTCCTCGTCAACTGCCTGGCCTGCGCCCACTGGGCCCGCGACCACCTCGGCGTGGAGCCCGACATCGTCGCCGGGCCCAGCTTCGGCGAGAAGGCGGCGCTCGCCTACACCGGCGCCCTGGAGCTGCCCGACGCGGTGCGCCTGACCGCCGACATCGCCCGCTGCCTGGAGGAGTACTTCGCCGAGGAGCACAAGGACATCGTCACGCTGTCCTTCGTGCGCGCCCCGCGCGACGGCCTCGACGCGATCCTCGCCGAGTTGGACGAGGCGGGGGAGTGGCACGAGATCTCCTGCCACATCGACGACGGCTTCTACATGATCTCCCTGTCCGAGCACCGCGTGGCGTGGTTCGAGGAGCGGCTCCGCGCCATCGGCAGCCTGCCGCTGTACACCATGCGCCCGCCCATGCACGCCTCGGCGTTCCGCTCGCTGCGCGAGAAGGCCGAGCGCGACGTGGTCTCCCGCTACACCTTCGCCGACCCCAAGCTGCCCGTCGTCGCCGACCAGGACGGCAGGCTGCTGCACACCGGCGAGGAGCTGCGCACCATGCTCCTCGACGGCTTCGACCACCCGATGAACTGGCCGAGCGTCACCACCGCCCTCAAGGACGCCGGCGCCCGCCGGCTGTGCGTGGCCGGGCCGGACAGCCTCTTCGGCCGGGTTCCCTGCGCGACCCGGAACTTCGACGTCGTCGCCGCACCGCCGCGGCTGGCGATGACCCCCCGGCGCCGTTCGCGCGCCGCCTGA
- a CDS encoding cytochrome P450, which yields MTAPAEPADEAAPPEFPMRRACPFSPPAAYAELRETEPVSRAQLKVNGKRTWLITRHDLYKKLLGDDRVSANLKLPGYPLQVPVPEETLQSVPLTFLSMDPPDHTVQRRMLAPEFSVRRMRELRERVQQIVDQQIDQMLAKGADGPVDLVTALALPVPSFVICELLGVPYEDHGRFEEWAWAIMNHDISDEDRGRAHYELDAYVDGLVTAKESAPGDDMISRLIEFNRHAPAVEHSDIVSMSKLMLVTGHETTANMIALGVLALLEHPEQLAAVREEPELMPKAVEELLRFFSISDAGTARVALEDIELGGVTIRAGEGILPLNNAANHDERVFPDPDRLDVRREARSHLAFGYGVHQCIGQNLARMELDVVYTTLLRRIPTLRLAAPVEELRFKDDAIVYGLYELPVTW from the coding sequence ATGACTGCACCTGCCGAACCGGCCGACGAGGCCGCGCCGCCGGAGTTCCCGATGCGGCGGGCCTGTCCCTTCAGCCCGCCGGCCGCCTACGCCGAGCTGCGCGAGACCGAGCCGGTCTCCCGGGCGCAGCTGAAGGTCAACGGCAAGCGCACCTGGCTGATCACCCGGCACGACCTGTACAAGAAGCTCCTGGGTGACGACCGGGTCAGCGCGAACCTGAAACTGCCCGGGTATCCCCTGCAGGTGCCGGTGCCGGAGGAGACGCTGCAGTCGGTGCCGCTGACCTTCCTCTCCATGGACCCGCCGGACCACACGGTGCAACGCCGCATGCTGGCACCCGAGTTCAGCGTGCGTCGGATGCGTGAGCTGCGCGAGCGGGTGCAGCAGATCGTGGACCAGCAGATCGACCAGATGCTCGCCAAGGGCGCGGACGGCCCGGTCGATCTGGTCACCGCGCTCGCGCTGCCAGTGCCGTCGTTCGTCATCTGCGAACTGCTCGGTGTCCCCTACGAGGACCACGGCCGGTTCGAGGAGTGGGCGTGGGCCATCATGAACCACGACATCAGCGACGAGGACCGGGGCCGCGCGCACTACGAGCTGGACGCGTACGTGGACGGGCTGGTCACCGCCAAGGAGAGCGCCCCAGGCGACGACATGATCAGCCGGCTGATCGAGTTCAACCGGCACGCGCCCGCGGTGGAGCACTCCGACATCGTCAGCATGTCCAAGCTGATGCTGGTGACCGGGCACGAGACCACCGCCAACATGATCGCGCTGGGTGTGCTGGCCCTGCTGGAGCACCCCGAGCAGCTCGCCGCCGTCCGCGAGGAGCCGGAGCTGATGCCGAAGGCGGTGGAGGAGCTGCTGCGCTTCTTCTCCATCTCCGACGCGGGCACCGCACGGGTCGCCCTGGAGGACATCGAGCTGGGCGGGGTCACCATCCGGGCCGGCGAGGGCATCCTGCCGCTGAACAACGCGGCCAACCACGACGAGCGGGTCTTCCCGGACCCCGACCGCCTCGATGTGCGCCGCGAGGCCCGCAGCCATCTGGCGTTCGGCTACGGCGTCCACCAGTGCATCGGCCAGAACCTGGCGCGCATGGAGCTGGACGTCGTCTACACGACGCTGCTGCGGCGTATCCCGACGCTGCGCCTGGCCGCCCCGGTCGAGGAGCTGCGGTTCAAGGACGACGCCATCGTCTACGGCCTGTACGAGCTGCCCGTCACCTGGTGA
- a CDS encoding ferredoxin — protein MRVTTERDRCVGSGQCAMLSPEVFDQDDDGLVVVLREEPGDGLRAGVLQAADLCPSRSIRVDG, from the coding sequence ATGCGTGTCACCACGGAACGCGACCGGTGCGTGGGTTCCGGCCAGTGCGCCATGCTCAGCCCGGAGGTGTTCGACCAGGACGACGACGGTCTCGTGGTCGTCCTGCGCGAGGAGCCAGGCGACGGCCTGCGCGCGGGAGTTCTGCAGGCGGCCGATCTGTGCCCCTCGCGCTCCATCCGAGTCGACGGCTGA